The bacterium DNA window CTCTTCCTATCGCTCCACCCATCACATTTCTTTTATAACGCGTTGAACTCTTCGACACTAAGTTCGGCTTGTTTCAATAACCTACCGAGAATGCCGACACCAAGTTCCTTGTGCTGAGGAACGGATAATGTGTATCGGTATCCTTGTTTAACAAGCATAATATGAGAACCAACCTGTCGATCTATTGTCCATCCCGCTCGTTCGAGTTTTTTTACCGTAGCAGCGCCAGAGCATAATTTAAGGCGACGGCTCACACCAAAACCTCTACCAGCAACGTCTTACGTTGCTTTGCCTTGTCGTTCATAACCGATAGCCATCCTAAAATAGCCTCTTTTATATTTGTTTCAGCTTCGGCTGCTGTTCGCCCCTGAGAGACGCAGCCGGGTAGCCCCGGCACCTCGGCAACATAAT harbors:
- a CDS encoding type II toxin-antitoxin system HicB family antitoxin — its product is MKLQVVIEQDETGYYVAEVPGLPGCVSQGRTAAEAETNIKEAILGWLSVMNDKAKQRKTLLVEVLV
- a CDS encoding type II toxin-antitoxin system HicA family toxin, which codes for MSRRLKLCSGAATVKKLERAGWTIDRQVGSHIMLVKQGYRYTLSVPQHKELGVGILGRLLKQAELSVEEFNAL